One Streptomyces umbrinus genomic window, ACGAGCGCTACAAGCACCTCGTCGGCAAGCGCATCAAGCTGCCGCTGACCGACCGCACCATCCCCGTCGTCGCGGACACGCACGTCGACCCCGAGTTCGGCACGGGTGCCGTCAAGGTCACCCCCGCCCACGACCCGAACGACTTCGCCATCGGCCGGCGCCACGGCCTGGAGTCGATCACGGTCATGGACGAGCGGGCGATCATCACCGTCCACGGCCCCTTCGAGGGACTCGACCGTTACGAGGCGCGTTCCGCCATCGTCGGCGCGCTGCGCTCGCAGGGCCGGATCGTCGCCGAGAAGCGTCCGTACGTCCACAGCGTCGGGCACTGCTCGCGCTGCCGGACCACCATCGAGCCGCGGCAGTCCCTGCAGTGGTGGGTCAAGGTCGCCCCGCTCGCGCAGGCCGCCGGTGACGCGGTCCGCGACGGCCGGGTGAAGATCCACCCCGAGGACATGTCGAAGCGGTACTTCGACTGGGTCGACAACCTCAACGACTGGAACATCTCGCGTCAGCTGTGGTGGGGCCACCGCATCCCGATCTGGTACGGCCCGGACGGCGAGACGGTCTGTGTCGGCCCCGACGAGCAGCCGCCGGGCACCGAGGCCGAGGGCTGGCGGCAGGACACCGACGTCCTCGACACCTGGTTCTCGTCCGGCCTGTGGCCGTTCTCCACGCTCGGCTGGCCCGAACAGACCCCGGACCTCAAGAAGTTCTACCCGACCGACGTCCTGCTCACCGGCCACGACATCATCTTCTTCTGGGTCGCCCGGATGATGATGTTCGGTCTGTACGCGATGGACGGCGAGGTCCCCTTCAAGACCATCGCCCTGACCGGTCTGGTCCGTGACGAGCGCGGCAAGAAGATGTCGAAGTCCTTCGGCAACGTCGTCGACCCGCTCGACTGGATGGACAAGTACGGCTCCGACGCCGTCCGCTTCACCCTGGCCCGCGGCGCCAACCCCGGCACCGACGTGCCGATCGGCGAGGACTGGGTCCAGGCGTCCCGGAACTTCGCCAACAAGATCTGGAACGCGACGCGGTTCGCGCTGATGAACGGCGCGACGGTCGAGGGGCCGCTGCCGGACGCCTCCGAGATGTCGGCGACCGACCGGTGGATCCTGTCCCGACTGAACAAGACCGTCGCCGAAGTCGACGCGTTCTACGAGGACTTCCAGTTCGCGAAGCTCTCGGACGCGCTGTACCACTTCGCGTGGGACGAGGTCTTCGACTGGTACGTCGAGCTGTCGAAGACGACTTTCATGGCGGGCGGCGCGGCCGCCGACGTCAGCAAGCGGGTCCTCGGCGAGGTCCTGGACGTCACGCTGCGGCTGCTGCACCCGGTTGTCCCGTTCGTCACGGAGACGCTCTGGACCACCCTCACCGGTGGCGAGTCCGTCGTGATCGCGGACTGGCCGAAGGACAGCGGCTTCCGTGACACCGGCGCCGAGCGGGAGATCGAGACGCTTCAGCAGGTCATCACGGAGGTCCGCCGCTTCCGTGCCGACCAGGGCCTGCAGCCCGGCCAGCGGGTCCCGGCCCGGCTGACCCTCGACGGCACCGCCTTCGCCCCGCACGAGGCGGCCATCCGCCAGCTGCTGCGTCTCCAGCCCGAGGGCGACGCCTTCGCGGCCACGGCGACCCTGCCGGTCGCGGGCGCTCAGGTCGCGCTCGACCTCTCCGGCACGATCGACGTGGCGGCCGAGCGGAAGCGGCTTGCCAAGGACTTGGCCGCCGCCGAGAAGGAGAAGGCGCAGGCGAACGGCAAGCTCGGCAACGAGGCGTTCCTTGCGAAGGCGCCGGATCATGTCGTGGACAAGATCCGGGTGCGGCTTGCCAAGGCGGACGAGGACATTGCCCGTATCCAGGCCCAGCTGGAGGGGCTGCCGCAGGCGTAGGCGCCCACCCCGAGGGGGTTGTACCGGCCGGTGCCCCGGAACCGATGACGGTTCCGGGGCACCGTCGTCAAGCGCTCCCGCCGGTTCGTTGTCGGCTGCCGGCCCGTCGTGGCTTGTCGCGCAGTTCCCCGCGCCCCTACCGGGGCGCGGGGCTCCGTAGACTGGGGGTGTGAGTGAGCTCCCGCACGACAGCAGTGAGTCAGATCCGGTCGACCCGTTCGACGAGATTGTCGAGGCGGAGACCGGGCGCGATCCCGATCTCGCCGTGATCGAGGCCGGCAGCCGTACCCTGCGCACGCAGGGCGGGCCGCCGGAGTCCGACATTCCCACGCGCCCGTCCGACCAGGAGACCGACAAGGCGCTCCGTGAGGTCGAGGCCGAGCTCGCCACACGCTGGGGCGAGACCAAGCTGGAACCGTCCGTGAGCCGTATCGCCGCGCTCATGGACGTGCTGGGGGAGCCGCAGCGCGCGTACCCCTCCATCCACATCACGGGGACGAACGGCAAGACGTCGACCGCCCGCATGATCGAGGCCCTCCTCGGCGCCTTCGACCTGCGCACCGGGCGGTACACCTCGCCGCACGTCCAGTCGATCACCGAGCGCATCAGCCTGGACGGCGCCGCGATCCCCGCCGAGCGGTTCGTGGAGACGTACCGGGACATCCAGCCGTACGTCGAGATGGTCGACTCCCAGCAGGAGTACCGCCTCTCCTTCTTCGAGGTCCTCACGGGCATGGCGTACGCGGCCTTCGCGGACGCGCCCGTCGACGTGGCCGTCGTGGAGGTGGGGATGGGAGGCAGCTGGGACGCCACGAACGTGATCGACGGGGATGTCGCCGTCGTGACCCCCATCGATCTGGACCACACCGACCGGCTCGGAACCACCCCCGGGGAGATCGCCAAGGAGAAGGCCGGGATCGTCAAGCAGGACGCGACGGTGATCCTGGCCCAGCAGCCCGTCGACGCCGCCCAGGTGATGCTCAAGAAGGCCGTCGAGGTCGATGCCACAGTCGCCCGCGAGGGGCTCGAGTTCGGCGTCGTGAGCCGCCAGGTCGCCGTCGGCGGGCAGCTGCTGACTCTCCGGGGGCTGGGTGGGGAGTACGACGAGGTGTACATCCCGCTGCACGGGGCGTACCAGGCGCACAACGCGGCGGTGGCGCTCGCCGCGGTGGAGGCGTTCTTCGGGGTCGGGTCCCAGCGGCCCGAGCCGCTCGACATCGACACGGTCCGCAAGGCCTTCGCGGCGGTCTCCTCGCCCGGGCGGCTGGAGATCGTGCGGCGGTCGCCGACGGTCGTGCTGGACGCCGCGCACAATCCGGCGGGGGCCCGGGCGACCGCCGAGGGTGTCCGTGAGGTCTTCGACTTCAGCCGGCTGATCGGTGTCGTGGGGTCGAGCGGGGACAAGAACGTACGGGGGCTGCTGGAGGCCTTCGAGCCGCTCTTCACCGAGGTCGTCGTCACGCAGAACTCCAGCCAGCGGGCCATGGACGTGGACTCGCTCGCCGCGATCGCCGTCGAGGTGTTCGGGGACGACCGGGTGCAGGTCGAGTCCCGGCTGGACGACGCCCTGGAGGCCGCGATCACGCTGGCCGAGGAGGAGGCGGAGTACGCGGGGGCCGGTGTGCTGGTGACCGGTTCCGTCATCACGGTGGGCGAGGCCCGGTTGCTGCTGGGGAGGGGCTGATCCGTGCGTACGCTCTGTGCTTCGACGCTGATCGGTGAGTTCTTCGTCATCGGTTTCGCGGGGCTCGTCGCGATGAAGGATCCCGATCTGTCCATGACCACGGTCTGGACGGTGAGCGGGGTCGCGATGGTGTTCTGTCTGCTGCTCTGCGGGATGATCACGCGGCCGGGGGGTGTTCAGCTGGGCTGGGCGCTGCAGGTTTTGCTGATCGCGAGTGGGTTCGTCGTGCCGACCATGTTCTTCCTCGGGGCCGTTTTCGCCGCTCTGTGGTGGGCTTCGGTCCATTACGGGCGGAAGGTGGAGGAGGCGAAGGCGCGGTTTGCTGCGCAGGCCGGGGCGTGAGGTAACGCGGTGTAGGGAGTGGGTTTCCTTCGCCCTGCCGCCCCTGACCTCCCCCCAAGCTCTCGGCTTCGATTGACCAGGGGCACTCCATCATCCCTGGCGGCTGCCGCCCCCGGACCAGACCCCGCTTCGGCATGAACGGCCTTCGTCCTCAAACGCCGGACGGGCTGGGTCCGGGACTGGGCTGACAAGAGGGCGGTCTCACAAGTTGCTGTGATAGTTTGTGAGCTGTGGACACTCACGTGAAGCGGGCATTCAAGTTCCGCTTCTATCCGACTGATACGCAGGCAGCCGAGCTGTCGCGCACGTTCGGGTGTGTGCGGAAGGTCTACAACATGGCGCTTGCGGCCCGTACCGAGGCGTGGGCGCGACAGGAACGGGTCAACTACAACCAGACCTCGGCCATACTGACGGCGTGGAAGAAGACCGAGGAACTGGCCTACCTGTCTGAGGTGTCGTCGGTTCCGCTCCAACAGGCGCTCCGTCACTTGCAAGGAGCGTTCGCGAACTTCTTCGCCAAGCGGGCCAAGTACCCGCGTTTCAAGTCCAAGCGGAAGTCCCGCGCCAGCGCGGAGTACACATCTTCCGCGTTCCGGTTCCGTGACGGCCACCTGCACCTGGCGAAGATGGCCGACCCGTTGAGCATCGTCTGGTCGCGCCCTCTCCCCGAGGGGGCAATGCCGACCACGGTGACCGTGAGCCGGGACAGCGCCGGACGCTGGTTCGTCTCCATGCTGTGCGTGGACACCAGCATCAAGCCGCTCCCTGCCACGGACACGGCGGTTGGTATCGATGTCGGCCTCGACCACCTGCTGACCCTCTCGACCGGCGAGAAGATCGCCAACCCGAGGCACGAGCGCCGGGACCGTACGTGTCTGGCGAAGGCTCAGCGGGAACTGTCCCGCAAGGCCAAGGGCGACGGCGCGAACCGTCGCAAAGCCCGGCAGCGAGTCGCGAAGATCCACGCCCGGATCACCGACCGCAGGCGGGACCATCTCCAACAACTCACCACTCGACTCGTGCGCGACAACCAAACGCTCGTGATCGAGGACCTGACCGTGCGCAGCATGGTCAAGAACCGGCGTCCGGCCCGCGCCATCTCGGATGCCGCATGGTCGGAGTTTCGGGGCCTTCTGGAGTACAAGGCTGCTTGGTACGGGCGGGAAGTGATCGCGGTGGACCGCTTCTTCCCCTCGTCCAAGCTGTGCTCCACCTGTGGCACCTTGGCTGACAAGATGCCACTCAACGTCCGCACCTGGACGTGCGCCTGCGGAGCGACCCATGACCGAGACGTGAATGCGGCGAAGAATCTTCTGGCCGCCGGGCTGGCGGTGTCTGTCTGTGGAGCCGGTGTAAGACCTCAACGGAGAATTCCGAGCGGGCGGTCGGCGACGAAGCAGAAACGCCAACGGCGCGAGCCGTAGGAATCCCCCTCGTTTACGAGGGGGGCGAAGTCAACCGCACATCTGTGACCTGACTGTGACTGCCTGACTGAAAACCCGAAGGAGCCACCACCGTGAGCCAGCGCACCCTCGTCCTTCTCAAGCCCGACGCGGTCCGTCGCGGCCTGACCGGCGAGATCATCAGCCGCATCGAGCGCAAGGCCGGCTGGGAGATCACCGCGCTGGAGCTGCGCACGCTGGACCAGGACACGCTGGAGCAGCACTACGGCGAGCACAAGGGCAAGCCCTTCTACGAGCCCCTGGTCGCCTTCATGGCCTCCGGCCCGGTCGTGGCGCTGGTCGTCGAGGGCGAGCGCGTCATCGAGGGCGTACGGGCACTCGCGGGTCCGACCGACCCGATCGCCGCCGCCCCCGGCTCCATCCGTGGTGACTTCGGTGTGATCGTCCGGGAGAACCTGATCCACGCCTCCGACTCCGAGGAGTCCGCCGAGCGCGAGCTGAAGATCTTCTTCCCGGGCATCGCCTGACGGCTCCCGGACGGATCGCCGGACTGCTGGACCGACCGCCGGACCGCCGGACCCCGAGGCCCGCGTCACTCGCGGGCCGACGGGTGGCGTACCGGGTGCGCTGCACGGTGCCCGGTCGCAGAACGCGGGCGCCCGGACACGGCGACACGGCGGCCTGGGGCCGGGAGACTCTCCCAGGCACCAGGCACCAGGCACCAGGCACCAGGCACCAGGCACCAGGACCACGCCTCAGGGCCCTGCGGCCCCTGGGAGTCAGGTCCCGTGCGTGGCCTACCCCTGGCAGCCCCGAGCCCGCTCCTCCGCCCAGGCGGACGGGCAGGGGCCTGGGGAACCGATTCTGCGCCCGGTAGGCCCGGTAGGCCCGGTAGGCCCGGTAGGCCCGGCAGGCACAGCGAGCCCGCGAGCAGTGAGCCCGTGCCCGCGAGCCCGCGCCCAGCCTCCAGGCCCCGCCACCTCACCCCGCCCCACTCCGCCCAGTCACCCCCTATTCATCGCCCACCCACCCATTTGCCCCACCGAGAACCCGCCCCGCCAAGAATCTTCTGATGTCATGTCAGGCACCTGGGCTTCTGACCTGGGAGCGGCGCACAATGGCTGCTGTCGGTTGGCATATGCGTGGCGATCGAGGGAACGCGTTCCCCCGATGGACCGTCTCCAGAAGCGGGGCGGCACGTCATCTGGTCACAATGGCGAAGACCCTCGCGCGGTGTTCGTGCAGGCGAGACTACGATGGAAGCCTTCACGTCACAGTGCTCACCCTCGCCGACCTAAAAAGCCATCAAAAGCGCCACTTGGGAAGGCCAGACGAATCCTGATGGGGAACTCAATGTCGTTCATCGGCCGTGACATGGCTGTCGACCTCGGGACCGCCAACACGCTGGTGTACGTCAGGGGTCGCGGGATCGTACTCAACGAGCCGTCCGTCGTCGCGATCAACACCAACACCGGTGGCATCCTCGCGGTCGGCGCGGAAGCGAAGAAGATGATCGGGCGGACGCCGGGCAACATCGTTGCCGTGCGTCCGCTGAGGGACGGTGTCATCGCCGACTTCGAGATCACCGAGCGCATGCTCCGCTACTTCATTCTGAAGATCCACAAGCGGCGCTATCTCGCCCGCCCCCGTGTCGTCGTCTGTGTGCCGTCCGGCATCACGGGCGTCGAGCGCCGTGCCGTCATCGAGGCGTCGTCCCAGGCCGGGGCGCGCCAGGTGCACATCATCGAGGAGCCCATGGCCGCGGCCATCGGCTCCGGCCTGCCGGTCCACGAGGCCACGGGCAACATGGTGGTGGACATCGGCGGCGGCACCACGGAGGTCGCGGTCATCTCGCTCGGCGGCATCGTCACCGCCCAGTCCATCCGCGTCGCGGGCGACGAGCTGGACAACGCGATCATCCAGCACATCAAGAAGGAGTACTCGCTCCTTCTCGGTGAGCGGAGTGCCGAACAGATCAAGATCACGATCGGTTCGGCGTACGACCTCGAGAATGACGAACACACCGAAATCCGCGGCCGGGACCTGGTGTCCGGGCTGCCCAAGACCGTCGTCATCTCCGCGGCCGAAGTACGCAAGGCCATTGAAGAACCGGTCAACGCGATCATCGACGCCGTGAAGACGACCCTCGACAAGTGCCCGCCGGAACTCTCCGGCGACATCATGGACCGCGGAATCGTTCTGACCGGCGGCGGAGCCCTGCTGCGCGGTCTCGACGAGCGGCTGCGTCGCGAGACCGGCATGCCGATCCATATCGCGGAGGATCCGCTCGACAGCGTGGCGCTCGGCTCCGGCAAGTGCGTCGAGGAGTTCGAGGCGCTCCAGCAGGTTCTGGACGCCCAGCCGCGCAGATGACGTAACGCTTCGATTCCGCCGTACGGGATGATCCCTTCTCGTACGGCGGATCGTTGATATTCAGGCATAAGCTCCCCCATAACGCCGCCCGCAGGTCCACACTCCTGGGTCCGCACTCCGGGGATTTTCCGGGTGAGTCATACACGTATTCGACACACGTATTCGACGAGGAAGGCACGGCCGCCGCACGTGAGGGACACACGAGAGAGCCGGCTGCTCCTGGTGCTGCTGATCGCCATCGCGTTCGCTTTGATCACGGTGGACATCCGCGGTGGCAAGGACTCGCCGGTCGACGGTGCCCGGCAGGCCGCCGCCACGGTCTTCGGCCCGATCGAGGACGGGGTGTCGTCCGCGGTCGACCCCGTCGGCAACGCGATAGAGGCCGTGAAGGGCTCCGGTGGCCGCCACGACCGTATCGCCCAACTGGAGCGTGACAACGCCGCGTTGAAGGCGAAGCTGGGCAGCGACGACCGTAACCGCAGTCGCCTCAAACAGCTCGACAAGGTCCTCAAGACGGCCGGCGCCGGGCAGTACGGGATCAAGGGCGCCGAGGTCATCGCCATAGGAGCGGCCCAGGGCTTCTCCTGGACCGTGACCATCGACGTCGGCGCGAACGACGGCATCAAGCGCGACATGACCGTCCTGAACGGGGACGGGCTGGTCGGCCGCGTCACCACCGTGGGGCCCAACACCGCCACCGTGCTGCTCGCCAACGACCCCGACTTCACGGTCGGCACGCGTATGGAGTCCACCGACGAGCTGGGCTTCGCCTCCGGCCAGGGCGACCGCCCGCTGCGCGTGGAGCTGCTCAACGGCAAGGCCAAGATCAAGAAGGGCGACCGGCTGGTCACCTTCGGATCCCAGGCCGACCGGCCGTTCGTGCCCGGAGTGCCCGTGGGCATCGTGTCCCGCGTCGACCCCTCCGGCGGTGACCTGACCCGCACGCTCTACGTGACGCCGTACGTGTCCTTCACCAAGCTCGACATCGTCGGCGTCGTCGTCCAGGCCCCGCGCAAGGACCCGCGTGACGACGTGCTGCCGCCCAAACCGGAGCCAACGCCCACGCCGACCGTGACCGTGACGGTCACGCCCTCGGCCAACGCGCCCGCCGACGGTCTGCAGCAAGAGCAGTAGGAAGTAGGAGCTGAATCCCATGCGCTTCAACCGAATGCTGCTCTCCACCACTCTCGTGGTCCTCGCCCTGGTCATCCAGGTGAGCGTTCTCGCCCGGCTCCACCTGCCGGGCGCCGTGCCCGACCTGCTGCTGCTCACCGTCCTCGGCCTCGCCCTGGTCTACGGCCACGTCGGCGGCGCCCTCGTCGGCTTCGGCGCGGGCCTGCTCGCCGACCTGGCCCCGCCCGCCGACCACGCCGCCGGGCGCTACGCCCTCGTGCTGTGCGTCATCGGCTACCTCGCCGGACTCGCCAAGCCCGATCACGGCCAGCTCAAGTCCGCGACCGGCCCGATGGCCGTGGTCGTCGCCGCCGCGGTCGGATCCACCCTCCTGTACGCGGGAGTGGGCGCCCTCGTCGGCGACACCGCGGCCCGCCATGTGGGCCTGAGCAGCCTGCTGTTCACGGCCGCCCTGTACGACCTGCTGCTCGCCCCGTTCGTCGTGCCGGGGATCATGGCCCTGGCCCGGCGCGCCGAGAACGACCCGCTCGCGGAGGCGGGCGGCGGTGGTGGTGGTTCCGCCAAGAAACCCGACGTCACCGCGGGCTGGCTGTCGTCCGGGACGGGCCTGAGCATCGGCAGCCAGCGCGGCGGCCTGAGAGCCAAGGCGGCCAGGGCGCGCGTCGCGCGTGCGGGACGCATCAAGGGGGTCAAGCGGCTGTGAGAGCGGCGCTCACGACAACAACTGCACATCGGATGGGCTCTCACGACGACAGCACACCGTATGAGCTGAGGGAGGGGGAGCAGTGACCAACATCCCGGAGACCGGCCGGACCCCACGGGTCCAGATCCGGCTCGTCGTCATCCAGATCCTCGTGCTCTCGCTCCTGGGCACCCTCGGCGGGCGCCTGTGGTACCTCCAGATCCGCAACGGCGACGAGTACGCCAAGGAAGCCTCCGGCAACCACGTCCAGCAGGTCGTCAGCCCCGCCGTGCGCGGCTCGATCCTGGACGCCCGCGGGGTGCCGATCGCCGACAACGAGACCCGACTCGTGGTCTCCGCGTCCCGCACCGACCTGCTGAAGATGAAGGACGACGGCGACGCCGTCCTCACCAAGCTCGCGCGCGTCCTCGGCATGAAGGCCAAGGACGTCATGGACAAGGTCCGGCTGTGCGACTCGAAGACGCCGCAGCCGTGCTGGAACGGCTCGCCCTACCAGCCGATCCCCATCACCGACGAGGCCACGGCCAAGCAGGCCCTGCAGATCCGCGAGCGTGCCGAGGACTTCCCCGGCATCACCGCCGAACCGATGGCCGTCCGCCGCTACGCCGCCCCCGGCGAGGCCAACACCGCGCAGGTCCTCGGCTATCTCTCGCCCGTCACGGACGAGGAGATCACCAAGGCCAAGGACACCGCATCGCCATATCTGCGCTCCGACCAGGTCGGCCGCTCCGGCCTAGAGCGCGAGTACGACAAGGAGCTGCGCGGCAAGGCCGGCGTCACCCGCTACGAGGTCGACAACCTTGGCCGTGTCATCGGCCAGGCCAAGAGCGACGAGGCCGAGCCCGGCGCCAACGTCGTCACCAGCATCGACTCCCGCGTCCAGCGCGTCGCCGAGTACGAGCTGAACCAGGCGATGAAGGCCGCCCGTGACGTGTACGACGACAACACCGGCGAGAACTACAAGGCCGACTCCGGCGCGGTCGTCGTCATGGAGGCCAAGACCGGCCGCGTCGTCGCGATGGCGTCCAACCCGTCGTACGACCCGAACGCCTGGGTCGGCGGAATCTCCGGCAAGGACTACACCAAGCTCACCGGCAAGGGCTCCAACTACCCGCTCCTGAACCGGGCGATCCAGGGCCAGTCGGCCCCCGGCTCCGTCTTCAAGGTCATCCCGACGGCCGCCGCGGTCAACGCGGGCTACTCCTTCAACGGCCCCTACGAGTGCTCCAGCTCGTACTCCATCGGCGGCCAGGTCTTCAACAACTTCGAGTCCAAGGGGTACGGCCCGATCAGCCTCGGCCGCGCCCTGGAGGTCTCCTGCGACACCGTCTTCTACCGGCTCTCCCACGAGGAGTGGAAGCGGGACGGCGGCACCAAGCCGAAGAAGAACGCCAAGGACTGGTTCTACAAGACGGCCCACCAGTTCGGCCTCGGCAAGGAGACCGGCATCGACCTGCCGAACGAGGTCGCCGGCCGCGTCCCCGACCGCCAGTGGAAGCAGGACTACTGGAAGGCCAACAAGGACGCCTGGTGCAAGTACGGCAAGAAGGGCGGCTCGTACGCCCAGCAGATCGCGTACGAGAACTGCCTCGAAGGCAACCGGATGCGTGCCGGTGACTCCGTCAACTACTCGATCGGCCAGGGCGACACGCTCGTCACCCCGATCCAGATGGCGACGATCTACTCGGCGATCTCCAACGGCGGCACCCTCTACGACCCGACCGTCGGCAAGGCGATCATCAGCCCCGACGGCAAGACCGTCCAGGAGATCGAGCCCAAGTCGCACGGCAAGCTGCCGATGACGCGGAAGACGCGCGACGAGATAGACGGTGCCCTCGCGGGAGTCGCGACCCGCGGTACGGCCGCCTGGCGGTTCGGCGGCTGGCCGCAGGACAAGATCCCGATGCACGCCAAGACGGGTACGGCCGAGGTCTACGGCAAGCAGACGACCTCGTGGTTCACGACGTACACCAAGGACTACTCGGTCGTCATGACCATCTCCCAGGGTGGTACGGGTTCCGGCGCCTCGGGTCCCGCCGTGCGCAACATCTACAACGCGCTGTACGGCGTCTCCGAGGACGGCGCGATCGACAAGAAGAAGGCCCTGCTCTACGACCCGCAGAAGAGCCTTCCGAAGATCGAGGCCGACGGTTCGATCGACTCCCCGAAGGTCGAGAAGTACCCGGCCAAGAAGGAGCAGGCCTCCGAGGAGGGG contains:
- a CDS encoding valine--tRNA ligase, with protein sequence MTENAQQQTPANAPELPTQYAPAEVEGKLYERWVERGYFAADAKSEKPPYTIVIPPPNVTGSLHLGHAFQHTLMDALTRRKRMQGYESLWLPGMDHAGIATQNKVEQQLAEEGKSRQDLGREEFVERVWQWKEEYGGKILGQMRRLGDGVDWDRERFTMDEGLSKAVQTIFKKLYDDELIYRAERIINWCPRCLTAISDIEVEYQEDDGELVSIKYGEGDETLVVATTRAETMLGDTAVAVHPDDERYKHLVGKRIKLPLTDRTIPVVADTHVDPEFGTGAVKVTPAHDPNDFAIGRRHGLESITVMDERAIITVHGPFEGLDRYEARSAIVGALRSQGRIVAEKRPYVHSVGHCSRCRTTIEPRQSLQWWVKVAPLAQAAGDAVRDGRVKIHPEDMSKRYFDWVDNLNDWNISRQLWWGHRIPIWYGPDGETVCVGPDEQPPGTEAEGWRQDTDVLDTWFSSGLWPFSTLGWPEQTPDLKKFYPTDVLLTGHDIIFFWVARMMMFGLYAMDGEVPFKTIALTGLVRDERGKKMSKSFGNVVDPLDWMDKYGSDAVRFTLARGANPGTDVPIGEDWVQASRNFANKIWNATRFALMNGATVEGPLPDASEMSATDRWILSRLNKTVAEVDAFYEDFQFAKLSDALYHFAWDEVFDWYVELSKTTFMAGGAAADVSKRVLGEVLDVTLRLLHPVVPFVTETLWTTLTGGESVVIADWPKDSGFRDTGAEREIETLQQVITEVRRFRADQGLQPGQRVPARLTLDGTAFAPHEAAIRQLLRLQPEGDAFAATATLPVAGAQVALDLSGTIDVAAERKRLAKDLAAAEKEKAQANGKLGNEAFLAKAPDHVVDKIRVRLAKADEDIARIQAQLEGLPQA
- the folC gene encoding bifunctional tetrahydrofolate synthase/dihydrofolate synthase codes for the protein MSELPHDSSESDPVDPFDEIVEAETGRDPDLAVIEAGSRTLRTQGGPPESDIPTRPSDQETDKALREVEAELATRWGETKLEPSVSRIAALMDVLGEPQRAYPSIHITGTNGKTSTARMIEALLGAFDLRTGRYTSPHVQSITERISLDGAAIPAERFVETYRDIQPYVEMVDSQQEYRLSFFEVLTGMAYAAFADAPVDVAVVEVGMGGSWDATNVIDGDVAVVTPIDLDHTDRLGTTPGEIAKEKAGIVKQDATVILAQQPVDAAQVMLKKAVEVDATVAREGLEFGVVSRQVAVGGQLLTLRGLGGEYDEVYIPLHGAYQAHNAAVALAAVEAFFGVGSQRPEPLDIDTVRKAFAAVSSPGRLEIVRRSPTVVLDAAHNPAGARATAEGVREVFDFSRLIGVVGSSGDKNVRGLLEAFEPLFTEVVVTQNSSQRAMDVDSLAAIAVEVFGDDRVQVESRLDDALEAAITLAEEEAEYAGAGVLVTGSVITVGEARLLLGRG
- a CDS encoding DUF4233 domain-containing protein; translation: MRTLCASTLIGEFFVIGFAGLVAMKDPDLSMTTVWTVSGVAMVFCLLLCGMITRPGGVQLGWALQVLLIASGFVVPTMFFLGAVFAALWWASVHYGRKVEEAKARFAAQAGA
- a CDS encoding RNA-guided endonuclease InsQ/TnpB family protein; this translates as MKRAFKFRFYPTDTQAAELSRTFGCVRKVYNMALAARTEAWARQERVNYNQTSAILTAWKKTEELAYLSEVSSVPLQQALRHLQGAFANFFAKRAKYPRFKSKRKSRASAEYTSSAFRFRDGHLHLAKMADPLSIVWSRPLPEGAMPTTVTVSRDSAGRWFVSMLCVDTSIKPLPATDTAVGIDVGLDHLLTLSTGEKIANPRHERRDRTCLAKAQRELSRKAKGDGANRRKARQRVAKIHARITDRRRDHLQQLTTRLVRDNQTLVIEDLTVRSMVKNRRPARAISDAAWSEFRGLLEYKAAWYGREVIAVDRFFPSSKLCSTCGTLADKMPLNVRTWTCACGATHDRDVNAAKNLLAAGLAVSVCGAGVRPQRRIPSGRSATKQKRQRREP
- the ndk gene encoding nucleoside-diphosphate kinase, yielding MSQRTLVLLKPDAVRRGLTGEIISRIERKAGWEITALELRTLDQDTLEQHYGEHKGKPFYEPLVAFMASGPVVALVVEGERVIEGVRALAGPTDPIAAAPGSIRGDFGVIVRENLIHASDSEESAERELKIFFPGIA
- a CDS encoding rod shape-determining protein, yielding MSFIGRDMAVDLGTANTLVYVRGRGIVLNEPSVVAINTNTGGILAVGAEAKKMIGRTPGNIVAVRPLRDGVIADFEITERMLRYFILKIHKRRYLARPRVVVCVPSGITGVERRAVIEASSQAGARQVHIIEEPMAAAIGSGLPVHEATGNMVVDIGGGTTEVAVISLGGIVTAQSIRVAGDELDNAIIQHIKKEYSLLLGERSAEQIKITIGSAYDLENDEHTEIRGRDLVSGLPKTVVISAAEVRKAIEEPVNAIIDAVKTTLDKCPPELSGDIMDRGIVLTGGGALLRGLDERLRRETGMPIHIAEDPLDSVALGSGKCVEEFEALQQVLDAQPRR
- the mreC gene encoding rod shape-determining protein MreC; amino-acid sequence: MRDTRESRLLLVLLIAIAFALITVDIRGGKDSPVDGARQAAATVFGPIEDGVSSAVDPVGNAIEAVKGSGGRHDRIAQLERDNAALKAKLGSDDRNRSRLKQLDKVLKTAGAGQYGIKGAEVIAIGAAQGFSWTVTIDVGANDGIKRDMTVLNGDGLVGRVTTVGPNTATVLLANDPDFTVGTRMESTDELGFASGQGDRPLRVELLNGKAKIKKGDRLVTFGSQADRPFVPGVPVGIVSRVDPSGGDLTRTLYVTPYVSFTKLDIVGVVVQAPRKDPRDDVLPPKPEPTPTPTVTVTVTPSANAPADGLQQEQ
- the mreD gene encoding rod shape-determining protein MreD, coding for MRFNRMLLSTTLVVLALVIQVSVLARLHLPGAVPDLLLLTVLGLALVYGHVGGALVGFGAGLLADLAPPADHAAGRYALVLCVIGYLAGLAKPDHGQLKSATGPMAVVVAAAVGSTLLYAGVGALVGDTAARHVGLSSLLFTAALYDLLLAPFVVPGIMALARRAENDPLAEAGGGGGGSAKKPDVTAGWLSSGTGLSIGSQRGGLRAKAARARVARAGRIKGVKRL
- the mrdA gene encoding penicillin-binding protein 2; protein product: MTNIPETGRTPRVQIRLVVIQILVLSLLGTLGGRLWYLQIRNGDEYAKEASGNHVQQVVSPAVRGSILDARGVPIADNETRLVVSASRTDLLKMKDDGDAVLTKLARVLGMKAKDVMDKVRLCDSKTPQPCWNGSPYQPIPITDEATAKQALQIRERAEDFPGITAEPMAVRRYAAPGEANTAQVLGYLSPVTDEEITKAKDTASPYLRSDQVGRSGLEREYDKELRGKAGVTRYEVDNLGRVIGQAKSDEAEPGANVVTSIDSRVQRVAEYELNQAMKAARDVYDDNTGENYKADSGAVVVMEAKTGRVVAMASNPSYDPNAWVGGISGKDYTKLTGKGSNYPLLNRAIQGQSAPGSVFKVIPTAAAVNAGYSFNGPYECSSSYSIGGQVFNNFESKGYGPISLGRALEVSCDTVFYRLSHEEWKRDGGTKPKKNAKDWFYKTAHQFGLGKETGIDLPNEVAGRVPDRQWKQDYWKANKDAWCKYGKKGGSYAQQIAYENCLEGNRMRAGDSVNYSIGQGDTLVTPIQMATIYSAISNGGTLYDPTVGKAIISPDGKTVQEIEPKSHGKLPMTRKTRDEIDGALAGVATRGTAAWRFGGWPQDKIPMHAKTGTAEVYGKQTTSWFTTYTKDYSVVMTISQGGTGSGASGPAVRNIYNALYGVSEDGAIDKKKALLYDPQKSLPKIEADGSIDSPKVEKYPAKKEQASEEGQQQPVNGDDPAATVPDPNTGNNRDTRRRSARPKKRRRTLT